The nucleotide window GTCCTTCCAAAAGCGGATTTCGATACACCCAAGAATAGCGACATGAAAATCAAAGCAGACGACCCAAGCCTGCCTATCAATATGATTATTGATGGGGAAGTGGTTCAGGCAAATTTGAAGGAAGCCGGGTTGGACGAGCAGTGGCTGAAACGAGAACTGGAAAAGCAAAAAATCCATCATTTCGAAGACGTACTTTTCGCTGAATGGAAGGAAAATGAACCGCTGTTTGTGCTGGAGTATGACAAGAAGGCGAATTGACAGAAAGGGCTGAACCGGGTATAGGTTCAGCCTTTTTAGGTTAGCAATTGTAGAAATTTATCCTATCAGATATGTACACAAGAAGCCGGTAATGGCTAAGATGGCCATTAGCAGGAGGTAAGAAATATTCGAAAAAATAGATATTGTGGCAAGGAAAACAACAACGATAATGAGTGTGACAAAGAAAGAATAAAGGAAACCTTTCCAGACTGGGACTATATTGATATAGGAAGATACATAAGCAATTAAAAAAATAATCACTATAAGGGCGATGTCACCGAAAATATGATTTTCAGGCAAGGTGAAGATCAGGGCGAACAACATGAAGAGGATAAGGTTTTGCAAATTCTTGCGCATTCTGATTTCCTTTATTAAATTCATCAAGTTTTCCTTCTTCCAGTAAAAATGTTCATAAACATATTCTAAAATCTGGCTATGGGAAATGGGAAGCCATTTTGAAGAAAAAATGCCCACATTTCTGTGAGCATTTACAATTATTCTACATCTACGGATTTTTCTGTATGATTATGAATATTCCCTTTTTCCACATGAATTTTCACATTGAAGTGCCCGTGTGAAGGGAATGTATATTCAGTGTTGTATGTGCCGGGAGAGATTTCTTTGGCCTCCACGAACTGATGAGCTGTTTCGTTCTCTTGCCAGATTTCAAAACGAACCCTTGCTTCCGAAATAATCTCATCTTCCTGAGTAATTTTAGTACTTAACTCAGTTGGCTGGTTACTATTAATCGTGGAAGGCTCAAGGAACTCGAATGCAACTTCACTATTATGATGATCGGTATGTTCGTGTTCAGCGTGACTTTCATGATTTTCCTTTTCCCCGTCAGCTGAAGAAGATGGCTCTTTCTCACTGCCGGCCACAATTATTTCTTTCTTAGGCATGCTATGCATCCGGTTTGCCGTCGTATGGGCTACGATGAAATAATTCCCGCCTTCGTTAAAAGTTTTCTTGATGGCATATATGCCATTTTTTTTATTTTGAGCCGGTAACATCTCATGCTCATCCTGGCGGGACTGCCAAATTTCAAACTTCACCTCATCTGCGTCAGTCACTTTCTTCCCGCCCTGAGTCACTTTTGCTTCAATCGTAACCTCCTGATTGATTTCGATTTTTTCAGGTATGCTAATCGACACCTCCAAAAGTTCTGGTGGATCTTCAAGCGAATCTTCTTTGTTATCCTGACTAGCGGAACAGGCAGTCAATAGTAACATAATAGCGATAAAAATGGACAATATCTTTTTCATAATACGACTCCAATCCTCAATTCGATTTCTCAATAATAATAAGGTGTAAATGTGATGAATGTATGAAAAATTTGAAGGTATTAAAGTTCAGATAAGGATGGTTATTATTAAACCGGGAAAAATAGCTTAAATTAGGATAGGGATGATGCGAATTGCGTATGAAGATATGCAAGTTGTTTTGTTTCATTATTTTAATGGGCGGTGTTAATAATGCACCAGTGATTGCTGCTAAAAACCAGCCACGGCCTTTAGAAGAAATTTATTTCAAGATTGGATATACGACAGTCGAGGAGGCAGTTTCGGAGTTTGAGCAGCATTTTAAGAAGGATGTAAAACTTCCTGTCAGGGTTCCGCCTATAACTTTCACACATCACTTTGGAAGATTCAATAACTTGGAAGGCGATGTGAACGACTCTTTGGAGGTGGTGTTTTTAAATGAGGATTTCCCTGGCCTTCATTTTAAAATAGACATTCGGCCTGTTAGTCACAAGATTCCATGGAGTGTTAATGACACTCACAAACTACAGAATGGGAGTAATGCGCAATATATCAATGTGGCAAACTTTAACCTTCTTGTTTTTGAAAGGGAGGGCTGGCAGTATATTTTAAGCGTTGATAAAAAAGCTTCAGGTCAAGTGACTGCAGAAGTCTTAGTTGAGATTGCAAATTCGGTGTGAATTAGGCAAGATGCATCCGTAAAAAATGAGTGCAGCATTTAAAATGGGGCCCACCGTAAATAAAATGGATCTAACCGTAAATAAATTGGTTGCAACCGTAAATAAATATGTCCAACCGTTAATAAATCATCTTCAACCGTTGATAAAATGGCTGTAACCGTTGTTAAAAATGCTGTAACCGTCGATAAATCGAGTACAACAATCGATAAAGTTCATTTCAACGGTAGATATCCAATTTTGACCGGAGATAAATTACCCCAACCAGCAATTGCCTGAAAAAAGTATATGAAAAAAAGCAGAAGGTATTATCCCTCTGCTTCTACAGCCATGTTTGCGACCATGTTTCGATTTCTTTCATCAGCGGCTCTAATGCCTGGCCTTTTTCGGTTAAGGAATATTCTATTCGTACGGGTGTTTCCGGATATACTTCCCGCTTGACGATTCCTTCGCTTTCCAGGTCTTTCAGTCTTTCTGACAGGACTCTGCCACTTACTCCTACGGCTGATTCTATTGTGCAAAACCGCTGGGGGCCAGATAAGAGCTGATACATAATCAACCCTGTCCATCTTTGGCCTAAGATCCCCATGGCTTTTTCAAATCTAGGGCATATTGACTTATCCAATGAAACCAACTCCTTAATCCTATTATATACCTTTTGTTAATCAATGAAATAAAAAAGTTACTTGCTTAAAGTTATTTTAAATTTTATACTAACTTACATAAAGTAACTAACTTAAACGGAGGTCCAAATATGATTTTTCATCAAAAGCCTATTACATTT belongs to Mesobacillus sp. AQ2 and includes:
- a CDS encoding FixH family protein translates to MKKILSIFIAIMLLLTACSASQDNKEDSLEDPPELLEVSISIPEKIEINQEVTIEAKVTQGGKKVTDADEVKFEIWQSRQDEHEMLPAQNKKNGIYAIKKTFNEGGNYFIVAHTTANRMHSMPKKEIIVAGSEKEPSSSADGEKENHESHAEHEHTDHHNSEVAFEFLEPSTINSNQPTELSTKITQEDEIISEARVRFEIWQENETAHQFVEAKEISPGTYNTEYTFPSHGHFNVKIHVEKGNIHNHTEKSVDVE
- a CDS encoding helix-turn-helix domain-containing protein, with protein sequence MDKSICPRFEKAMGILGQRWTGLIMYQLLSGPQRFCTIESAVGVSGRVLSERLKDLESEGIVKREVYPETPVRIEYSLTEKGQALEPLMKEIETWSQTWL